In Anomalospiza imberbis isolate Cuckoo-Finch-1a 21T00152 chromosome 10, ASM3175350v1, whole genome shotgun sequence, the following proteins share a genomic window:
- the GPR55 gene encoding G-protein coupled receptor 55 has translation MQNSSQWAEMANSSENCSFTAINSLAWSVQLGLSIPTFILGLLLNSLALFVFCCFWRKQTKTSVYMISLVLADILLLLSLPPKLYYSVTAVPGLLCSFIQAPYFVNTYTSIFIIVCITVDRYICIRHPFEGRANQSPRWAVVICCFIWAAAWICSIPIYVFQKKEPIKCFHNMSDQTWSVPLIVSVEIFGFLIPLAVMVFCSAQTIWILLNHKTRDKKNVEESGSLRVIVINLVVFLVCFTPVHLGILLQCLVRQHVIVSCRMKQTISLFLQVSMTFANLNCCLDAIFYYFAAKEFCKKTHLKRVIELCPVFNPCAIRWHCQQWENAPCQDTDSVVPDVAGTLP, from the coding sequence GGCAGAAATGGCCAACAGCAGTGAGAACTGCAGTTTTACAGCCATCAACAGCTTGGCATGGAGCGTGCAGCTGGGGCTCTCCATCCCCACCTTCATCCTCGGGCTGCTTCTCAACAGCCTGGCCCTGTTtgtgttctgctgcttttggagAAAGCAGACCAAGACCTCGGTGTACATGATCAGCCTGGTGCTGGCAgacatcctgctgctcctctcgCTGCCACCAAAGCTGTACTACTCTGTCACCGCGGTGCCTGGGCTGCTGTGCTCCTTCATACAGGCTCCTTACTTCGTCAACACCTACACCAGCATCTTCATCATTGTCTGCATCACCGTGGACAGGTACATCTGCATAAGGCACCCCTTTGAAGGTCGAGCTAACCAATCCCCCAGGTGGGCTGTGGTGATTTGCTGCTTCATCTGGGCAGCAGCTTGGATCTGCAGCATCCCAATTTATGTGTTTCAGAAGAAGGAACCTATTAAATGCTTTCACAACATGTCAGACCAGACGTGGAGCGTGCCCCTCATTGTTTCTGTGGAAATATTTGGGTTTCTAATCCCTCTTGCGGTGATGGTTTTCTGCTCTGCTCAAACCATCTGGATTCTTCTGAATCACAAAACTCGTGACAAAAAGAACGTAGAAGAGAGTGGCTCATTGAGAGTAATCGTCATCAACCTGGTGGTGTTTCTGGTGTGCTTCACACCCGTGCACCTCGGGatcctcctgcagtgcctggtgAGGCAGCACGTGATCGTGAGCTGCAGAATGAAGCAGACCATCAGCCTCTTCCTCCAGGTGTCCATGACATTTGCCAACCTGAACTGCTGCCTCGATGCCATCTTCTACTATTTTGCTGCAAAGGAATTCTGTAAGAAAACACACCTGAAGAGGGTGATTGAGCTGTGTCCTGTGTTTAACCCTTGTGCCATAcgatggcactgccagcagtggGAGAATGCCCCCTGCCAGGACACTGACAGTGTTGTGCCTGACgtggcagggaccctgccatAG